The Oncorhynchus mykiss isolate Arlee chromosome 14, USDA_OmykA_1.1, whole genome shotgun sequence genome segment TATTTTTGTCCAGCTGTTTCCTCATAGTTCGCCCACAGCACTGAAACAGCAACACAAGGAAGTTCAAGACAAATTAGGAAGATGACAATGAAAGTCCATTAAAAGCCATGAACCTTTAATATATTGGCAAAGCACTTCAACCATACAAGTCCGTTCCGTTATAGTTATCATCAGACAATATAAGTATACAGTAATGTACAGAGGAATGTTTGCTACAAGATGCTGTGATGACAAATTAGACAATAATTGCATGACCCCTTGGCTAAACCCTGAGGATTAGTTTTACCACGAAGGAGCCGCGGACAAGAGACAGCAGGTTCCGACACACAGGCAGCAGAATCAGCAGGCAGTTGAAGTTGAGGACGGCTGCAGGGGCTCTGGCCCAGGCCAATGCAGACTGAAAGCCCAAGGACACCCATGTCAACCTCTGCAGTGTGTTATCCTATACATACCCTCTGTGACATCTGTCCTATCATAAGGAATGGTGTAAACTACTAAATAGAAACAAATTCAACAGACAAAGTCGGATACTTCATATTTGTCCTATTTAAATCGTAGGAATGCATTATTAATTGAGCATGTACACTATACTATGTTTATACTACCCAAGGCCTAAATATTATGGTAAGACTCACCCCTAAAAGGTGTCGCGTGTAGAAAAACCGATCCCCCAAATCGTACAAGAAGTAGAACCAGACGAAAATGAATATGTTGATGGCCATCCAGACCACCTGTAAATCCAGCCAGGAAAAGATGACCAAAACAGCAGGATTGGGAATATTGTAGTCTTCTATTTATTACTCTTAAAAAGAACATGCATTCCTCTCAAAATAACATATCTTGCCGTtgtctagacttgacagttcatgcagcTTTAGTATTCTGATCATAGTTCTGCCtttacaaaaaaagattgcagtcagagtgcagtatgaCTGCAGTACAACTGGAGAAAAAGTGCTACAGTAATTTTGCAGAGTAACTGCAGTTACATTTAAGTTATTCtgcaatgtatttattttacctttatttaactagggaagtcaaattcttatttacaatgacggcctaccccggatgactctgggctaattgtgcgccgcactatgggactcccaatcacggccgggtgtgatgcagcctggattcgaaccagggactacagtgacgcctcttgcactgagatgcagtgccttgagACCGCTGCAATTACTGCGTCCGAAATACCACAGTCGACTACAGTTTAAAAACGGTcatctttttttgtaagggtgATCATGGAATTCCCGAACGAGTCATGCACGGACACTACATTTTAAATTATGTCTACCCTGTCCACAGTGTGTCCGGATTCCCGCGCTATTTTCAAATGACAGTATGCGTTCTACGAACAGTGGAATAGGCTAAATacgacaacacaacaacaactggTGGCAGTAACTACCtctgtagctagccagcaagcaACGCTAAAGCGATTTCAAACGGGTTAGCGTAACTCTAGCCAAACCAAACATATTAGCTAGCGTGTATGAGGCCAATAGACACGAGCCTTCACACGCTAAGAACGTTTTTCCTCCAACTTAATAATAAAAAGCTGCCTCTCGGTCCAAAACGCAAGTTTTCTGGAGCCTTGCGGGAGGATAGGTGATGAGCTCGCCCAATGTATGCCCTTTCGGTAGCTTGATTGCGTTCAGACTAAGGAGAAATCCGCACACATCCCTGACCACCTCTTCATATTCTGGTAGCAGAAGTCGCATGCAAGTGTCAAGTATAGACACAACCTTTTGGGGTTTCAGTAAAGCTAACCAGGTTATCCTATTTTGCGCATTTGGAGAGATATTACGCATCTGGGGCATCACTCATATGCGCTTTGTCTGGCTGTCCTTAAAAGCCCAAATACATGTATCGCATTCACTCAAATGATACATTGACTATAGCCTACATTATCCAATATGATTAAGGTAATACATCATATTCTTACCAGTATGAAGTATGTCAGTCCATGGTTAATGATCCAGTTGCCCATTTTGAATGACTTTTGCCATCCACCACTACTGGTCTTTAAGCCGTTACCAGTCGTTTTTATACAGTGCACCTGTTCGAACCCCACCCATTTCAGGTCAGTAGTCAAAGTTATGCCAAGGAAATACAGTCCATCAAATTGCATTTCCCCAGGGAGGATGTAATCATTTACTTTTGTTGAGAGCTTGTCAGAATCCCCTTTCCCCTTGCCTTTGGAATGAGGAAGATTTTTTTTGGACCGACTATGGTTGGCTCTTGGGCTCCAAGCAGAGGAATTGAGGAGAGGCCTTTTTCTTTAGACAATTTTGAGCCATATTCGGGTAAACCACCACCCGATCATGTCTATCCATGCCTGCGCCTATAGAACATCTCAAGTTACTTTCCTATGGAtctaaagtgcattcggaaagtattcagactccttgattTTTTCCCACATTGTTACTTTACAGCGTTATTcgaaaattgtattttattccccctcatcaatttacacacaataccccaaaatgacaaagtgaaaacaggtttttatatattttttgcaaatgtattaaaaaaacatcagaaataccttatttacataagtattcataccctttgctatgatattCGAAATTGAGCttcagtgcatcctgtttccattgatcgtccttgagatgtttttacaatttgattggattctacctgtgataaattcaattgattggacatgatttggaaaggtacacaccctgtctatatgaggtctcacagttgacagtgcaagtcagagcaaaaaccaaaacatgaggtcgaaggaattgtccatagagcacccgagacaggattgtgtcgaggcacagatctggggaagggtaccaaaacatttatgcagcgtcgaaggtccccaagaacacagtggcctccatcattcttaaatggaagctgtttggaaccaccaagactcttcctagagctggccacccagccaaactgagcaatcaggggagaagggtcttggtcagggaggtgacaaagaacccgatgatcacactgacagagctccagagttcctctctggagatgggagaacctaacAGAAGGACAACTGTCTTTGCAGCaatctaccaatcaggcctttatgatatagtggccagacggaagccactcctcaataaaatgcacgatagcccgcttggagttcgccaaaaggcccctaaaggactctcatgagaaacaagattctctggtctaatgaaaccaagattgaactctttggcctgaatgccaagtgtcacatctggaggaaacctggcaccaaccctatggtgaaacatggtggtggaagcatcatgttgtgggtatgtttttccgtggcagggactgggagactagtcaggatctaggcaaagatgaacggagcaaagtacagagatccttgatgaaaacctgctgcagagcgctcaggacctcatactGGGGTCAATATtaacctttcaacaggacaatgaccccaagtacacagccaagacgacgcaggagtggctttgggacaagtctccgagtggcccagccaaagcccagacttgaacccgatcgaacatctctggagagacctgaaaattgctgtgcagcaacactccctatgcaacctgacatagcttgagaggatctgcagagaatgggagaaactccccaaataaaggtgtgccaagcttttagcatcatacccaaggagactcaaggctgtaatcgctgccaaaggtgcttcaacaaaagggtctgaatactaacgGAAATGTTATTTCAGGGATTTCTTTAATggatttgctaacatttctaaaaacctgtttttgctttgtcattgtggggtattgtgtgcagatggagggggggaaaacaattgaatcaattatAGATTAAGGCACGTaacaatgtgtaaaaagtcaagttgtctgaatattttcagaatgaACTGTATATGGTTTTTGGAAAGTCCATACAGGCTACTACtgctaaaataaaaatgtgttttctttaTATTACAGAATTTAGTATTCAATAACTTTTTTATTCAAGTGATAATGTAGTAGTTAAGGCACTTAACATGCCATTGAACAGACCATACACTGCAGACTAATAATGGACTTTAATATTTCAGACATAAGGGACCATGAAggtagtctgggtaccagtctctttagctaaTCCCAATTGGCAATGAAAAGGAGTGGACCGTTAGGTAAAGAGACTGGTACTCAGACTACCGGTAAGGCATCATTGAACGTAAACAGTTGTGAATTGCATCTCAATGACAATGTGTGTGATTACATAAAATCTCCATTGTCTCTTTAACCCATTTGTTCTTTAAAATGATCCATGTCTATTGCCACGTTCACGTGCTAGTTGGAACTACAAAACTTTGAAATGTCCAACTTGTAAGTCGTGCCGCCTTCAACCGGTTAGCAGGTTGGACATTTGAGTTTCCTAGTTCCCGACTAGCAAGTGAACACGGCATGACTCACTGAGCTTGACTTTTAAACACTGTGCgcaaaaggcaaaaaaaaaaaaggccaggTACTAATAATACAAACCATTCATTAAATACACAGTGAGTGGAGTGGGGTTTGAGGAAGGTAGCTCGGATTTCATCTGACCTTTCATTTCCTTCATGTTACATATGGGCTTTGACGTGTGGATGAAAGAGACCTAATGCAACATGTTGGGTTTATTCATTAAGTAAACCGCCGGTAATCAGGGGAAGTCCCAGTTTACAGGGCAAGTCGGCCCGAGGCCACATGTTTCCACACACCTGGCCCCCCTGTATCTGACCCCCGTGCTGCTATTCTCAAGTCTGCCTTTGTGCATCACGGCGGCATATCTTATCAGAGTATATTCTTTGGTCTCCCGCGGCCCACTGCCTCTCTACCTGTACAGTATGCCCATTCAACAACAGTGATGCAACATTGTCTATATCACAGCTGATCTTTTTGAGCCCAAAGCTCTGCATGCACGTGTTATTCTAAAATGAGGAAAATCGATAAAATCATGGTACCAATTTCAAATGCGCTTAGCTAACCACTTGGGACCAACTTGTCCTCTGTGCACCGCAGTGCAGAACTAGCAGCTCTGTCCGACTCATCTGCACCACTCACAGTATAACAGTCCTGAGTGTACATAGCCATTAGTTCAGTAGCTGCACCACGCAATGACCCCATATCATCAAATAATCACATGGGTCCTTCTCAAGCCGCCTCCATTATGTCTTCAATGATGGCTGTCTCCCGCTCCACCAGCTGGCTGGTTAGGTCTGGGGGCTGCAGTTCTGGTGGCTCCAATGGCACCAGCACCATGGTGGCAGTGGTGGAATAGGAATTGGGTtgcccctgcccctctctccccccacccctgcGGCAGCAGATACAGCAGCAGACGCAGGCCAGGCAGTCGTGCACGTTGTGCCTGAAGAGGCGCCGACACGGGTGGCAGAACTGGTAGAAGAGTAGCATGAAGAGCACGGCCAGGCTGTAGCAGATGAGCAGCTGAGCCACCAACAACGGGGCACACACGTACTCGTAGAAGTCCGACTTGTGGAAGTACCAGAGGGTGATGAGCGCGCCGTTCTCCAGGAAGCGTCCGCCGTAGTAGGCGGCCAGGCGGCCCCAGCGCTGCTTCTTCTCGATGAGGTCACGGTGGCCCAGGTCCAGCTGCACGGCCGACCAGCAGAAGATGTTGATGCAGGCGTACAGGAAGGTAACCAGCGACAGTACCACTGTGGTGCCCAGCTTGCTGAAGTTCTTCTCTACGTTGTCGGGCAGCGAGGCGCGTCGTGCCCAGAATTCGACCCAGGGCAGCAGGAAGAAGAAAAGAAGGTTGCCTAGGCCAACGGGGATCACCCAGTAGGTGAGCGCCGTGCTGAACAGTACCAGGGAGGTGACGCGCGTGGCGATCTCCAGGACCCGCCACAGGATCATGCAGAGGTAGGCGGCCGGGCGCAGCCGCACCTTGTAGTCGTCGTAGCGGATGTTGATGGCCAGCACGCTGCACACCAGGGCCCCGTAGGTGACGGAGATGAGGCAGATAATCATCAGAGTCACTGGGATGAACACAGAGACAAAGCACTCGTTAGACCCCCCAAAACAAGACATACAGCATTCACCATTAATGCCATCAAGATAACTCTTACTTCTGACGGGGAGTAAGTACTTCTCCTGGATGGTGGCGTACAGCTGCAGGGTGAGCTGGGGGGTGGAGCCAAGGAAGGCCTGGATGACGGCGGTGCGTTTGAAGGCGTTCCGGTGGGTGGCCAGCTTGCGCTCTGAGTGGCCAATCTCCCACTCCATGGGCGTGCCCTGGTCTTTCTTCAGCTTGATCTTCCTGGAGATGGTCACGTACGGCTCCTCCTTTTTGCCTGCCTTAAAATAAACCATCAGAGCCTCAAAACACCTGAGGACAGAAGAGGGCCATTGAAAATTGAGCAATTTCACATAACCACCAAAGGGCAACACGGGCTAACAAAAAAACATTGTCTCGTTTATTTTCAGTCAAGGGTTTGTATTATCATTCAATAAATATCATATTTTGCTTCACATTTAAATTTGAGACTGAAATGTGACATTTATATGACTCCACCAGAGGGCAGTGTATGTGACAGCATGACTGAAACCTAAGCCTATAGCACTGAAACCTAAGAAGGGTGTGTTCCCTTCCCAGAGGTAAATGCTTTCACTGTTCACTGATAAACATGTGGTGTAGCTCTCCTTTACGTCTGTTTATGTTGAATAGTACTAGTGCAGGGGTTAGCTGTACACAAGACACTTAATAACATCCAATGTATCCACACTCAACTACTAAATCACACAGCACGTTGCTGGAATGTTGTCTTTCAGACCAAAACAGCTCCTACTTTGGACATGGGCTTTaggggagagaacacacagacaggctgGCTACTACTAGGATTCACTTCCTGGCAGCTCAGCTTTGTGCTGCTACGAGAGCCCTCTGGCATACAGTCCGTCAGCCATTTTCAGCCACTGTGTTTTTTCAGCTGTTGTGGTGCTGGTGGAATCACGTTGGCTGTGACCTTGCGGTGCATAACCAAAACATGCCGCCTCTCGTCTTTGACTTCAACTCTCGCTGAACTGAGAGACATTTAAAGGAGGGGTAGGGAAGGCACTCTGTGCCATCCACAAGCTGACTCATCGCTCGAGTGGTACTACAATACTGGTAGCCCATGCATAAGAATCGAGGCCATCTTGTCTGATTGCACAATCGTGAAACTAAGGTCTACAGATGGAGAGAAGTAGCAGGCACAAGACTGATTTACTTCCAGGGAAATTTGGCATCATAATGCAGCTGAGAATGAGTGCTGAGTCAGTCTAGCCAGCCAGCACTGAAAAAAAATGACTAAGAGACTAAATGCATTACACTTACAGGAAAAAGCACAGCTGAGAAAAAGGTTGGCTGGCAGAATCAATATGCCCGATGTCCACAGCAGCATCTAATGGTACCATTGGCTGAAGCAAAGTGCCTACTGCCAGGTAATCACTCCCAGGCCATAAAAATCACTTTGCTCTCAGCTTACAGTACAAGTTCTTGTAAAAAGAGCAAAGTAAAACACACATGCAATAAGGAACTTAAAAGGGGGGGGCTGAACTTCCTGGTTTGGTCTTGTTTTTCAGCTTGGTTATTAAGAAATGCAGTGGCCATGACTGAAGCCAAATGAGTTGTCTTGGGGGGGTAATGTGGGtgtctcatgtgtgtgtgtgttcgaatGTGGCAAGTGTTTGTACATTCACACTGTCAAAACAGTTCACAGCTAGTCACTCACCCTTCTAGATGACCCGGTTACACTGTTTTCAAGTTGTGTGTCTTGAAGTCGCCTAGGCTAGATAGTGCTAGCCAACTAGCTTCAGCTGGCTGGTGTGGTTTGACATTGGATAGCCCATTTCAATATGttacacaatgtaaatgggacaatattttcatgaagcacatacagtacacatccaaaagtatgtggacatgtgCTCAAACATCTCATGCCAAAATCATGGCcatcaatatggagttggtcccccctttgctgctataacagcctccactcttttgagaaggttttccactagaggttggaacattgctgcggggacttgcttccattcagccacaagagcattagtgaggtcgggcactgatgttgggcgattaggtctggctcgcagaattgataaaccatttctgtatggacctcactttgtggacgggggcattgtcatgctgaaacaggaaagggccttcaccaaattgttgccacaaagttggaagcacagaatcgtctagaatgtaattgtatgctgtagtgttaagatttccattcactggaactaaggggtctagcccaaaccatgaaaaacagccccagaccattatttctcctccaccaaactttacagttagcactatgcattcaggcaggtagcgttctcctggcatcctccaaacccagattcgtccatcggacagccagatggtgaagtgtgattcatcactccaacgcgtttccactgctccagagtacaatggTGGCGAGCAACAATTTATAGTTGGTTTGAGGTTTGTCACTCAAATTTGGAGCTATTGCCATTTTCATATATTGTCCCATGTTATTTAATGATGGTCCCCAactagccccatagggatatcaaatgtcaaaccaaattgaccaCGAGCATTACGAACGGGTCAGCTGCACCTGTGCTCCGAATTTATGATCACTTGGGTGCTGCCAGTTGTGGGCAGGATTTGAGAAACCCTGCTTTAAGGCATGGGCTGCAGTTCAAGCAACTGCGGCTTTTGTTTTCATAGAAAATGTCACAAGGGCGGTTTCATCATCAGGAAATACTTTCAACATGCTCCTTAAGGTCCAGTAGAGATTTCTCACCCTGTTATGCTTAACAGTGACTTAACACCCACAAGAGACATTGGTGCCCAAAAAAAAAGATCAATTTTGACCTTCGGACAAATTCAATTTCTTTGAGTGTTTGCACTAAGTTAGCATTTCAGAATACAGGACATCAAGACACCAACCTTTCCTCGCTGTGTGTAAACACTTTCAGAGTTGCATGATGGGACAGGGACAGCAATGACTAAGTATGTAGCCTCCTCTGCCTCGGAGGATAATTATTTTATCTTAGATAAGCTGTGACAAGGGTCACTCAAGCAGGGAACCAACCTGACACTATACAGAGATTCCCAGTTGGCCATGTGACATCTtgtcaacatacagtattatcttAGAAAGATTCTAAGCTACGTTGCTTGTGAAACTTCACTGTGTGTTCATTCATTGACATGTGAGAATGTGAGTTACAAGACGGATACAACCCTGTGAGCTAGAGTCCTTGCCTGTTACTTGGTAAAGCAAGCCGTGCAGTCAACAACATTCAAACCCTTGGGTGGAGTTGCTAGGCAACATGCAATATTGAATTGCGCCGACACAGCAGATgatctgatgatgatgatgacatccTCCCATGCTCCACAGGAAGTGCACAGCAGATCAGCCCAAAGCGGAGATGTGGTCTGTGGGAGTAACTGGAACTAACGCACAGCTGTTTATCTAGTGCATCTGTTTTTGACACAGTTAACTGTTCACTTAGAAACAAAATATGGTTTAAGGCAGGAAAATGTCAGGACGGGAATGATATGTAGCTTCCTCTACGGAGGGAACCACATCCCCAAACAAGCCACCCTCCAGAGTATGATTATAGAACTGTGTAGCTGTAGCAGAAAAACCCTGAAACCGAACCTTGATCTAGTTCTtctgaaaacaaacaaataaaaaggTCTGATTCTCACTAATCAGCACTGCTACAGTGAGGGAGTGGGGGAGCATGGCTGTAAACAGTGTGCCAATGTGATGCCTTGTGCGGGCTTGGTAAATGCCTGCAAGTCAGTCACTTGATTTGTCATAAAAGGTGAAGCTAGTACAGTCAGAGATCACGCCAAACCTGCCCTTTGAATTGAACATATACCGTGCATAtacaggaaagtattcagaccccttgatgttttccacattttgttactttacagccttattatgaTATTGATTGaatagtttccccccccccccctcataaatcaacacacaataccccataatgacaaagcaaaaacaagtaaaacattttttttattaaattcaacatttacataaatattcagaccctttactcagtactttgttgaagcacctttggcagtaattacaTTCTTAAGTCCTTATGGGTATTTTattggatttttttatttaactgtgcaagtcaggtaagaacaaattcttatttacaataacctATACCGACCAAACCcagacggcgctgggccaattgtgcgccgccctatgggactcccaatcactgccggttgtgatacagcgtggattcgaaccagggtgtctgtagtgaaatggattaaatagtccgTCCCCCccattcaatctacacacaataccccattttaaaaacctgttttcactttgtcattatggggtattgtgtgtagattgctaaggaaatttttaatttttatttaatccattttagaataaggctttaactacagctcagcattcaacaccatagtaccctccaagctcctcATCAAGCTGCAGGCCTTGGGTCTCAAACCCGTCCTGTGCAATTGGGCCATGGACTTTGattggccgcccccaggtggtgaagggaGGAAACAACAtatccacttcgctgaccctcaacactggggccccaaaagggtgcgtgcttagccccctcctgtactccctgttcacccacgactgtgtggcaatgcatgcctccaactcaatcatcaagtttgcagacgacaacagtagtggccttgattaccaacaacgacgagacagcctacagggaggtggtgagggcactcggagtgtggtgtcaggaaaacaacctctcactcaacgtcaacaaaacaaaggagatgattgtggacttcaggaaacaacagagggagcacccccctatccacatcgaagggacagcagtggagaaggtggaaagttaagttccttgatgtacacatcacagacaaactgaaatggtccacccacacagacagtgtggtgaagaaggcacaacagtgcctcttcaacctcaggaggctgaagaaatttggcttgtcactcaaaaccctgacaaacttttacagatgcacaatcgagagaatCCTGTAGGGCTGTATCACAGCTTGGTACAGCCACTGCACttccctcaaccgcaaggctctccagagggtggtgcggtctgcacaacgcatcaccaggggtaaactacctgctctccatgacacctacagcacccgacgtcacaggaaggccaaaaagatcatcaaggacaataaaggcgaggtcagtacaggtgcaccaaagctggaccgagagactgaaaaacagcttctatatcaAGGCCATCCGACAGCAATCACTAAttcagagaagctgctgcctacactggccactttaataaaatggatcactagtcactttatacaatgccactctaagtaatgtttacatatctcaagtcacatgtattttataccatctactgcaccttgcctatagcgctcggccatcgctcatccatatacttacatgtacatattctcattagatttgtgtgtattaggagttgttggggaattgttagattacttgttagatgcaccgttggaactagaagcacaagcatttcgctacacttgcatttttttttttaaatgttatctttatttaactaggcaagtcagttaagaacaaattcgtattttcaatgatggcctaggaacagtgggttaactgcatgttcaggggcagaatgacagatttgtaccttccggttactagtccaacgctctaaccactaggccaccctgccgccccattaacatctgctacccatgtgtatgtgacaaataaaattagataaAATGTGGAAAGAATAatggggtctgaattctttccaaaaggcactgtatgtagatatAAGGTGTTTATTAGAATAGAACCATATAACATTTAGAGAAATCTCAAGTGATATGACACGGGGCACTGCTTCCACATTCCAGTCCTAGGCTTTTCTAGATATTTGAATACTTGACACACATAGCTGATAATCACGCTTCACTTCTAATAGAGCACATTCACCTCGCAGATTCAAGGCAGTCCTTGTTGCGGAATTGAAAAGATTGAATGCAGAACACCTCAAAGGAAATATGAAACACCGTTATTCTGCTTTTCTGGGTCTTTTTCAAATCTGTACTATGGAATGGTAAGCAATGCAGAGGTAAAGTCAACATGCTGAAGGCCTACTTTGTACAGTGTTATGGGCCACACCCGCAGCTATCTACTAGGCCGACAGTGATCAAATTGTAAAATCCAAGGTTCTGTTGACACACCAAAGTTAACCAACAGTATCACTCAGATATGCTCCGTTTTGAAACAGCAACCAGACTCCACCTTAACCTTAATTCACCAGTGACAAATGACGGTTTGTTCAAACAGGTCTAGACACAAAGAGAAACCTTAACTGTCATGGGGTAGAGTGCTTTACAGAAATGTCAGTATTAGAGCCTTCAAAGTGTGTGCATTCCACAATAAAACAAAATGAGAGCTATGATTGGTGTCATTTCAGCCaattagatacagttgaagtctgaagtttacatacacttaggttggagtcattaaaaccagttttcaaccactccacaaatgtcttgttaacacactatagttttggcaagtcagttaggacatctactttgtgcatgacaagtcatttttgtttacagagattattataacaattatttacagtgattatttcactcataattcactgtataaaTTCatgtgggtcagaagattacatacactaagttgactgtgcctttaaacagcttggaaaattgcagaaaattatgtcatggctttagaagcgtctaataggctaattgacatcatttgagtcaattggaggtgtaccagtggatgtatttcaaggcctaccttcaaactcagtgcctctttgcttgacatcatgggaaaatcaaaataaatcagccaagacctcagagaaaagattgtagacctccacaagtctggttcatccttgggagcaatttccaaacgcctgaaggtaccacgttcatcagtacaaacaatagtacgcaagtataaacacaataggaccacgcaaccgtcatatcaggaaggaga includes the following:
- the xkrx gene encoding XK-related protein 2, whose amino-acid sequence is MEEEGEPVVNISDVEQFHQESPSENGVMLVVNHSNIQPPFSVVLATLLYCAEFVCAAVLCNMYHKSDDDTWMGLTITFMLVPAVLTQLALTFIHRDLGRDRPLVLFLHLLLLGPLIRCFEALMVYFKAGKKEEPYVTISRKIKLKKDQGTPMEWEIGHSERKLATHRNAFKRTAVIQAFLGSTPQLTLQLYATIQEKYLLPVRMTLMIICLISVTYGALVCSVLAINIRYDDYKVRLRPAAYLCMILWRVLEIATRVTSLVLFSTALTYWVIPVGLGNLLFFFLLPWVEFWARRASLPDNVEKNFSKLGTTVVLSLVTFLYACINIFCWSAVQLDLGHRDLIEKKQRWGRLAAYYGGRFLENGALITLWYFHKSDFYEYVCAPLLVAQLLICYSLAVLFMLLFYQFCHPCRRLFRHNVHDCLACVCCCICCRRGGGREGQGQPNSYSTTATMVLVPLEPPELQPPDLTSQLVERETAIIEDIMEAA